A genomic region of Fusarium oxysporum Fo47 chromosome VI, complete sequence contains the following coding sequences:
- a CDS encoding major facilitator superfamily domain-containing protein — protein MSFTMAENKASIDIERPASQRTLTPSYTGSAAKKDEESPATKEDVAQPEDPNAVDWDGPDDPNNPMNWPARKKWTCIGALSVMTLLTPLGSSMFAPGVPDIMREFETSNRNIATFVVSVYVLGFAFGPLLAAPLSEIYGRAIVFNIANVLFLIMTVATALSQNMPMLIVFRFLMGFTGSTPVTNGSGTISDIFPVQERGKAMAVWAMGPLLGPCIGPLAGGYMVEAIGWRWVFWLIAILTGFIAALCYFAAPETYAPTLLRAKAAKLKKETGNQDLYSILDKDGLTPKQRLSNASIRPMRMLFTHLPVFILSLYVAIVYGVLYLMFSTFTFVFAQQYGFGTGTIGLAYLPTGIGMLLGTMTFGVMTDVVIKKKIEQNGKTVPEDRLPIWMTLPSGLLIVGALFWYGWAADQNVHWIVPMIGVALFCFGLMGIMMCLQTYLVDAYITYAASAVAAMTVLRSLAGAMLPLAGLSMYDDLGLGWGNSILAFLALALVPVPVIFFLYGPKIRAKSPNNLG, from the exons ATGAGCTTCACGATGGCGGAAAACAAAGCTTCGATCGATATTGAAAGACCTGCGAGTCAGCGGACGCTCACGCCTTCTTACACTGGTAGCGCTGcgaagaaggatgaagagagtCCAGCTACGAAAGAAGACGTCGCTCAGCCTGAAGACCCGAATGCTGTTGATTGGGATGGCCCTGATGATCCAAACAATCCCATGAACTGGCCTGCCAGGAAGAAATGGACTTGCATCGGCGCCCTCTCCGTCATGACCCTCCTAAC ACCTCTC GGCTCCTCAATGTTCGCCCCCGGCGTCCCAGACATCATGCGCGAATTCGAAACATCCAACCGCAACATCGCCACGTTCGTCGTCTCCGTCTACGTCCTCGGCTTCGCATTCGGCCCTCTCCTCGCCGCACCGCTCAGCGAAATCTACGGCCgcgccatcgtcttcaacatcgccaatGTTCTCTTCCTCATAATGACCGTTGCTACAGCACTGAGCCAAAACATGCCTATGCTTATCGTTTTTCGCTTCTTGATGGGTTTCACGGGCTCGACGCCTGTTACTAACGGATCGGGTACTATATCGGATATCTTTCCGGTGCAGGAGAGAGGTAAGGCTATGGCTGTTTGGGCCATGGGACCTTTACTTGGACCGTGTATTGGACCGTTGGCTGGTGGGTATATGGTTGAGGCTATTGGATGGCGCTGGGTATTCTGGTTGATTGCTATTCTC ACTGGCTTCATCGCTGCGCTTTGTTACTTTGCCGCCCCAGAGACATACGCCCCAACGCTCCTCCGTGCAAAAGCCGCCAAACTCAAAAAAGAAACCGGCAATCAAGACTTATACTCCATCCTCGACAAAGACGGCCTCACGCCCAAACAACGCCTTAGCAACGCCTCCATCCGCCCGATGAGAATGCTCTTCACGCACCTCCccgtcttcatcctctcGCTCTACGTCGCCATCGTCTACGGCGTGCTGTATCTCATGTTCAGCACCTTCACTTTCGTCTTTGCGCAGCAATACGGTTTCGGCACTGGTACTATTGGTCTGGCGTATCTTCCTACCGGTATTGGAATGCTGCTTGGTACAATGACGTTTGGGGTCATGACGGATGTTGTTattaagaagaagattgagcAGAACGGTAAGACGGTTCCGGAGGATCGGTTGCCGATTTGGATGACATTGCCTTCGGGCTTGCTTATTGTGGGGGCGTTGTTTTGGTATGGTTGGGCGGCGGATCAGAATGTGCATTGGATTGTGCCCATGATTGGCGTTGCGCTGTTTTGCTTTGGCCTTATGGGTATCATG ATGTGTCTGCAAACTTACCTCGTCGACGCGTACATCACCTACGCAGCATCAGCCGTCGCCGCCATGACAGTCCTCCGATCCCTCGCTGGCGCTATGCTTCCTCTCGCCGGACTGTCTATGTACGATGATCTTGGTCTCGGTTGGGGGAACAGTATCCTTGCGTTCTTGGCGCTGGCGCTTGTTCCTGTTCCCgtgatcttcttcttgtatGGACCTAAGATCCGAGCCAAGAGCCCGAACAACCTTGGTTAG
- a CDS encoding ABC-2 type transporter-domain-containing protein has product MADERPTPRDEDIPGGFPVTPSVNSIDQITPTGNIDRQLEAGFAGRDTAASPGFTTYDHVTAGSSAALGSTASSGATGALTSEPQQQHAPVLDRNSSSSTVLPHGESSEEKRKSASSANDDAPDEPIFAPIKSHTENEKPPLEKRKSHRTEDDLFRVLSRRRTNASTPAEKEEENEDNEELDRLMSRIFGQKRQQQSEEEKTRHSGVIFRNLTVRGVGLGSSLQPTVGDFFLGLPRKLGKLFTQGPKAAMAKPPVRDLISNFDGCVRPGELLLVLGRPGAGCSTFLKTFCNQRAGFESVEGQVTYGGTDASTMAKDFRGEIIYNPEDDLHYATLSVKRTLTFALQTRTPGKESRLEGETRQDYVREFLRVVTKLFWIEHTLGTKVGNEFIRGVSGGERKRVSIAEAMITRASVQGWDNSSKGLDASTAVEYVKSIRAMTNMADTSTAVSLYQAGETLYDLVDKVLLIDEGKCLYYGRAEDAKKYFMELGFECPERWTTADFLTSVTDEHERSVREGWEDRIPRTAGEFSDAYRRSEDYQKNLRDIDEFEAELETLAEERRRNESEKSKKKNYEIAFHKQVMACTHRQFLVMFGDKASLFGKWGGLLFQGLIVGSLFYNLPDTAAGAFPRGGALFFLLLFNALLALAEQTAAFESKPILLKHKSFSFYRPSAFAIAQTVVDVPLVFIQVIIFNVIIYFMANLARTASQFFISCLILWLVTMVTYAFFRAISAWCGTLDVATRFTGVAIQILVVYTGYLIPPDSMHPWFGWLRWINWIQYGFECLMANEFAYLTLQCEPPYLVPQGPNARPQNQGCTLAGASLGSTSVSGAAYIQESFTYTRSHLWRNFGFLWAFFIFFVFLTALGMELMKPNVGGGAITVFKRGQVPKKVEESIATGGRAKGDKHDEESGRSDPVANGDAERTKSDEQITQEVAKNETVFTFQNINYTIPYEKGERKLLNDVQGYVRPGKLTALMGASGAGKTTLLNGLAQRLNFGTITGDFLVDGRPLPKSFQRATGFAEQMDIHEPTATVREALQFSALLRQPKEVSKQEKMEYCETIIDLLEMRDIAGAIIGTVGQGLNAEQRKRLTIGVELASKPELLMFLDEPTSGLDSGAAFNIVRFLRKLADAGQAVLCTIHQPSAVLFENFDELLLLKSGGRVVYHGPLGHDSENLINYFESNGGPKCPPHANPAEYMLDAIGAGNPDYDGQDWGDVWAESSERQKRSQEIEEMIERRRNVEPSKSLKDDREYAMPLSTQTYAVVRRSFVSFWRSPDYIFGNFMLHIATGLFNCFTFYKIGFASIDYQNRLFSIFMTLTISPPLIQQLQPVFLKSRQIFQWRENNAKIYSWVAWTTAVVVVEIPYRIVAGGIYFNCWWWGVFGWRASAFTSGFAFLLVLLFELYYVSFGQAIAAFAPNELLASLLVPIFFLFVVSFCGVVVPPQGLPTFWREWMYWLTPFHYLLEAFLGAAIHDQPVRCEEGEFARFEPPSGQSCDEYVEPFIQRAGGYVTTGSDGYCEFCQYATGDEFGAGFSVYYRNIWRDFGIFCAFIAFNYAVVYFATWMRFRGKNPFKGLLQKRKA; this is encoded by the exons ATGGCTGATGAGAGACCTACGCCTAGGGATGAAGACATCCCGGGCGGATTTCCTGTCACGCCAAGCGTCAACTCGATTGATCAGATTACCCCAACGGGAAATATCGATAGACAACTTGAGGCCGGGTTTGCGGGCCGTGATACTGCGGCAAGCCCTGGCTTTACGACGTACGATCATGTCACCGCCGGCAGTTCAGCGGCATTGGGCAGTACAGCCTCATCTGGCGCGACTGGGGCGTTGACCTCTGAGCCCCAGCAGCAACACGCGCCTGTTCTCGATCGcaattcttcatcaagcacTGTTCTTCCACACGGCGAATCATCCGAAGAAAAGCGCAAGAGTGCATCTTCTGCCAACGACGACGCACCCGACGAACCAATCTTTGCCCCAATCAAATCGCACACCGAAAATGAGAAACCTCCCCTCGAGAAGCGCAAGTCTCATCGCACTGAAGATGATCTCTTCCGCGTCCTCTCCCGTCGTCGCACCAACGCTTCAACACCCGctgaaaaagaagaagaaaacgaAGATAATGAAGAACTCGACCGTCTCATGTCTCGTATCTTTGGCCAAAAGCGCCAGCAGCAGAGCGAAGAGGAAAAGACGCGACATAGCGGTGTTATCTTTCGTAACCTCACTGTTCGCGGTGTTGGTCTCGGGTCGAGCCTTCAACCTACTGTCGGGGATTTCTTCCTGGGCCTGCCGCGAAAGCTGGGAAAGTTATTTACCCAAGGACCGAAAGCTGCGATGGCGAAACCACCTGTCAGAGACCTCATCAGTAACTTCGACGGCTGTGTGAGACCAGGTGAATtactccttgttcttggacgTCCAGGCGCAGGATGTAGTACATTCCTCAAAACATTCTGCAACCAACGCGCAGGCTTCGAATCCGTCGAAGGACAAGTAACATACGGCGGAACGGACGCATCGACAATGGCGAAAGACTTCCGCGGCGAGATCATCTACAACCCCGAAGACGACCTCCACTATGCAACCCTCTCTGTAAAGCGCACCCTCACCTTCGCGCTGCAGACCCGCACACCAGGCAAAGAATCCCGTCTCGAAGGTGAAACACGACAAGACTACGTCCGCGAGTTTCTGCGCGTCGTCACAAAGCTCTTCTGGATCGAACACACCCTCGGCACAAAAGTCGGTAACGAATTTATTCGAGGTGTTTCTGGCGGCGAGCGCAAGCGCGTTTCCATCGCAGAAGCCATGATTACGCGCGCTTCGGTACAGGGCTGGGATAATTCCAGTAAAGGCCTTGATGCGAGTACGGCGGTGGAGTACGTAAAGTCTATTCGCGCTATGACGAACATGGCTGATACGTCAACGGCTGTTTCGCTCTATCAAGCTGGTGAGACGCTGTACGACCTCGTTGACAAGGTATTGCTCATCGATGAGGGAAAATGTCTTTACTACGGACGCGCAGAAGATGCGAAGAAGTATTTCATGGAGCTGGGATTTGAGTGTCCTGAGCGGTGGACTACAGCTGATTTTCTGACGAGTGTGACGGATGAGCATGAACGCAGTGTTCGCGAGGGCTGGGAAGATCGGATCCCGCGCACGGCGGGGGAGTTCTCTGATGCATACCGCCGCAGCGAGGATTACCAGAAGAATCTTCGTGATATCGATGAGTTTGAGGCTGAGCTTGAGACGTTGGCGGAGGAGCGGAGGAGGAATGAGAGTGAGAAGagtaagaagaagaactaTGAGATTGCGTTCCACAAACAGGTCATGGCCTGCACGCACCGCCAGTTCCTCGTCATGTTTGGTGACAAAGCGTCTCTGTTTGGAAAATGGGGCGGTTTGTTGTTCCAAGGTCTTATTGTCGGTTCGCTCTTCTACAATCTTCCCGACACAGCGGCTGGAGCTTTTCCTCGTGGTGGTGcactcttctttcttcttctcttcaacgcccttcttgccctcgCTGAACAAACCGCTGCTTTTGAGTCAAAGCCTATTCTCCTCAAGCACAAATCCTTCTCGTTCTACCGCCCCTCTGCATTCGCCATCGCACAGACAGTCGTTGATGTCCCGCTTGTTTTTATACaagtcatcatcttcaacgtgATCATCTACTTCATGGCCAACCTCGCGCGAACGGCGTCGCAGTTTTTCATCTCGTGTCTTATTCTTTGGCTCGTCACTATGGTGACGTATGCGTTCTTCAGGGCTATCTCAGCGTGGTGCGGGACGTTGGATGTCGCGACGAGGTTTACTGGTGTTGCGATTCAGATTCTCGTTGTATATACGGGTTATCTTATTCCGCCGGACTCGATGCATCCTTGGTTTGGCTGGCTACGTTGGATCAATTGGATTCAGTATGGTTTTGAGTGTCTCATGGCCAATGAGTTCGCTTACCTCACTCTCCAATGCGAACCGCCGTATCTTGTACCGCAAGGTCCGAATGCGCGACCTCAGAACCAAGGCTGTACTCTTGCGGGTGCATCGCTTGGCTCAACTTCTGTATCTGGCGCCGCGTACATCCAAGAATCCTTCACATACACCCGTTCCCACCTCTGGCGCAACTTCGGTTTTCTCTGGGCGTTCTTTATCTTTTTCGTGTTCCTCACTGCTCTTGGTATGGAACTTATGAAGCCCAACGTCGGCGGCGGCGCAATCACCGTCTTCAAGCGAGGACAAGTTCCTAAAAAGGTCGAAGAGTCCATCGCAACAGGCGGTCGAGCTAAGGGCGATAAGCACGATGAAGAGTCTGGCCGCAGTGATCCTGTCGCGAACGGTGATGCTGAACGTACCAAGAGCGACGAACAGATCACCCAAGAAGTCGCAAAGAATGAAACGGTTTTTACGTTCCAGAACATCAATTACACGATTCCCTACGAGAAAGGCGAGCGGAAACTTCTCAATGATGTTCAAGGCTACGTTCGCCCTGGTAAATTAACTGCTCTAATGGGCGCATCTG GCGCTGGCAAAACAACTCTTCTCAACGGTCTCGCCCAACGTCTCAACTTCGGCACCATCACAGGAGACTTTCTCGTCGACGGGCGTCCCCTTCCCAAATCCTTCCAGCGCGCAACTGGCTTCGCTGAACAAATGGACATTCACGAACCCACCGCCACTGTACGCGAAGCCCTCCAATTCTCTGCTCTACTTCGTCAACCAAAAGAAGTATCGAAGCAGGAAAAGATGGAGTACTGCGAGACTAttatcgatcttcttgagatgCGCGATATTGCTGGTGCCATCATCGGTACAGTTGGACAAGGTCTTAACGCAGAGCAGCGCAAGCGCTTGACGATTGGTGTTGAACTAGCGTCAAAGCCGGAACTGCTTATGTTTTTGGATGAGCCGACTTCTGGTCTTGACTCAGGCGCCGCGTTTAACATTGTACGCTTCTTGCGCAAACTCGCAGACGCCGGTCAAGCGGTCCTTTGTACCATCCACCAACCCTCTGCTGTTCTCTTCGAAAACTTCGACGAGCTCTTGCTTCTCAAATCAGGCGGCCGCGTCGTCTACCACGGACCTCTCGGCCATGATTCAGAGAACTTGATCAATTACTTCGAGTCCAACGGCGGTCCCAAGTGTCCCCCGCATGCTAACCCAGCGGAGTACATGCTCGATGCAATTGGTGCTGGAAATCCTGACTACGATGGTCAAGACTGGGGCGATGTCTGGGCAGAGTCTTCAGAGCGACAGAAGCGTTCGCAGGAGATTGAAGAGATGATTGAGCGTCGACGCAATGTTGAACCTTCAAAGAGTCTCAAAGATGATCGCGAGTACGCAATGCCGTTATCGACACAGACATACGCCGTTGTTCGTCGAAGCTTCGTGTCATTCTGGCGCTCACCTGATTACATCTTTGGCAATTTTATGCTTCACATCGCAACCGGTCTCTTCAACTGTTTCACATTCTACAAGATCGGTTTCGCATCGATTGATTACCAGAACAGGCTGTTCTCCATTTTTATGACGCTCACGATTAGTCCGCCTCTTATCCAGCAGCTCCAGCCCGTTTTCCTCAAATCGCGTCAGATCTTCCAGTGGAGAGagaacaacgccaagatctACAGCTGGGTAGCTTGGACTACAGCCgttgtcgtcgtcgagaTTCCGTATCGTATCGTCGCGGGTGGTATTTACTTCAATTGCTGGTGGTGGGGCGTTTTCGGCTGGCGTGCGTCGGCGTTCACATCTGGTTTCGCATTCTTGCTCGTTCTGCTGTTTGAGCTCTACTACGTCTCCTTCGGCCAAGCTATCGCTGCTTTCGCCCCCAACGAACTCCTCGCATCTCTCCTCGTCCccattttcttcctcttcgtcgtctcCTTCTGCGGCGTCGTCGTCCCCCCACAAGGCTTGCCTACCTTCTGGCGCGAATGGATGTACTGGCTCACTCCTTTCCACTACCTCCTCGAAGCCTTCCTGGGCGCTGCGATTCACGACCAGCCCGTTCGCTGCGAGGAGGGCGAATTTGCTCGTTTTGAGCCGCCGAGCGGTCAATCGTGCGACGAGTATGTTGAGCCATTTATTCAGCGCGCTGGAGGGTATGTAACCACTGGCTCAGATGGATACTGTGAGTTCTGCCAGTATGCTACTGGTGATGAGTTTGGAGCAGGTTTCAGTGTGTATTATAGGAATATCTGGAGGGACTTTGGCATTTTCTGCGCTTTCATCGCGTTTAATTATGCGGTAGTTTACTTTGCTACGTGGATGCGCTTCAGAGGCAAGAATCCGTTCAAGGGACTGttgcagaagaggaaggcttAG
- a CDS encoding cytochrome P450, translating into MLNGKVYAAFDPALLQTLLRNKTASFEPFVFDYAKKTFALKHETFAKVKVPGVYDEFTEAIHASFQVRHLHQMNVHFLGSIAAKLNHATIRADSINAGKETVANGRLHVKNLYLWCRDVMSLATTRSLYGDTDPFNRDPSLIEDMWLFEESVPYFLLSLFPSITMPKAYKARSTLQNIACKWYSEDHDIHDPSVSALVRNRAGALRKNGLTGYEIGKFEVILPNVATLNAVPTFYWLLLYILDRPDLLARIRAEAEGAVVIEDNNGKRSATFNIADFEEKLPLLVSCYRETLRLANQTLSMRRILEDTSITTPEGTTYILKKGTDLQLPAGVAHYEDSVWGADVNVFNPERFLPSSKGNFEEERKRKAAYIPFGGGRHLCPGRNLAFAEIIGFASALLLGFEIEAVGMGFGDVKMLGPQLAGGTVRPKRYGAGLGAEIAMREGWEDVEWRFEC; encoded by the exons ATGCTCAACGGCAAAGTCTACGCCGCCTTCGATCCCGCGCTCCTCCAAACCCTCCTCCGCAACAAAACCGCCTCCTTCGAGCCCTTTGTCTTTGACTACGCGAAAAAGACATTCGCGCTGAAGCACGAGACTTTTGCGAAAGTTAAAGTACCGGGAGTTTACGATGAATTTACAGAGGCGATTCATGCGAGCTTCCAGGTTAGGCATTTGCATCAGATGAATGTGCATTTCCTGGGTAGCATCGCTGCGAAGCTGAACCACGCGACGATACGTGCCGATTCGATCAATGCGGGAAAGGAGACGGTCGCAAATGGACGGTTACACGTGAAGAATCTTTATCTCTGGTGTCGCGATGTTATGAGCCTTGCTACAACGCGATCTCTCTACGGCGACACCGATCCTTTCAATCGCGATCCCTCTTTAATTGAAGACATGTG GCTTTTCGAAGAATCAGTCCCCTACTTCCTCCTCTCGCTCTTCCCATCAATCACAATGCCAAAAGCCTACAAAGCGCGCTCCACGCTCCAAAACATCGCTTGCAAATGGTACTCCGAAGACCACGACATCCACGATCCCAGCGTCTCCGCCCTCGTACGAAATCGCGCCGGGGCACTGCGAAAGAACGGTCTAACGGGGTATGAGATCGGGAAGTTTGAGGTTATTCTTCCGAATGTGGCGACGCTTAATGCTGTGCCGACGTTTTACTGGCTTTTGTTGTATATCCTCGACCGACCGGATCTACTCGCGCGGATACGAGCCGAAGCTGAAGGTGCAGTTGTTATAGAAGATAATAATGGGAAGAGGAGTGCGACGTTTAATATAGCGGATTTTGAAGAGAAGCTTCCTCTGCTGGTGAGCTGTTATCGCGAGACACTACGTCTTGCGAACCAGACCCTCAGCATGCGACGCATCCTCGAAGACACAAGCATCACGACGCCCGAAGGAACAACATATATTCTTAAAAAGGGTACAGACCTGCAACTCCCCGCTGGCGTAGCACACTACGAGGACAGTGTCTGGGGCGCAGATGTCAACGTCTTCAATCCAGAGCGCTTCCTCCCATCTTCCAAGGGAAACTTTGAAGAGGAGCGCAAGCGCAAGGCAGCGTATATACCCTTCGGCGGCGGTCGCCATCTCTGCCCAGGCCGAAACCTCGCTTTCGCAGAGATCATTGGGTTCGCGTCTGCTCTGCTGCTAGgctttgagattgaggctgtGGGGATGGGGTTTGGCGATGTCAAGATGCTGGGGCCGCAACTTGCGGGCGGGACGGTGCGGCCTAAGAGGTATGGCGCTGGGTTGGGAGCTGAGATAGCGATGAGGGAGGGATGGGAGGATGTTGAGTGGAGGTTTGAGTGTTGA
- a CDS encoding beta-lactamase/transpeptidase-like protein produces MPINAQATSKLRSIIDDACADQKTGIPGTTVVLVDKSGEIFAHSAGTRGVGTNEPMTLDNIFWIASCTKMLAGVACMQLVEQGKLKLDDGEHLENLVPELKSLKVLKPDGSFEEKKNLITLRMLLTHTAGFGYTFFNERLRDWSHPAGIDEFSGRIEDIVKLPLLFQPGEGWEYGVGIDWAGIALERASGLRLNDYLQKNVFQPLGIKNMSMLPGKDMRAKLAHMHQRDADGTLRTRDHLQRLPLVTDNASEIASIFHSGGAGMFAQPQEYGKVLTVLLNGGTCPKTGAQILKKETVDLMLSNSIEKFPNFSRQPIPAAKPDLTNPIGELYPVDGNPPQGWGLTFMLTNGGFSGRSKSTVQWAGLANLWWWADREHGVGGIVCTQILPFADAKVLGLWAAVETEIYKAVL; encoded by the exons ATGCCTATCAATGCCCAAGCGACATCCAAGTTGCGCAGCATAATCGACGATGCATGCGCCGACCAAAAGACCGGTATTCCCGGTACTACGGTCGTACTGGTCGACAAATCCGGTGAGATATTCGCTCATTCAGCGGGCACGCGCGGTGTCGGGACCAATGAGCCCATGACGCTGGATAACATCTTCTGGATCGCTTCGTGCACCAAGATGCTTGCTGGTGTTGCGTGCATGCAGCTCGTGGAACAGGGAAAGCTGAAACTCGATGATGGCGAACATCTTGAGAATCTTGTGCCTGAGCTCAAGAGTTTGAAGGTCTTGAAGCCTGATGGGAgctttgaggagaagaagaacctgATTACACTGCGAATGCTATTGACGCATACTGCGGGCTTTGGATATACGTTTTTTAATGAGCGGTTGAGGGACTGGAGTCATCCTGCTGGTATCGATGAGTTTTCTGGTCGCATTGAGGATATCGTcaagcttcctcttctgttCCAACCCGGCGAAGGCTGGGAATACGGC GTCGGAATTGACTGGGCTGGCATCGCGCTTGAACGAGCCAGCGGTCTGCGTCTCAACGATTATCTCCAGAAGAACGTCTTTCAGCCTCTGGGCATCAAAAACATGTCCATGCTTCCCGGTAAAGATATGCGCGCCAAACTAGCTCACATGCATCAGCGAGACGCAGACGGTACACTGCGAACGCGTGACCATCTCCAGCGTCTTCCTCTAGTGACCGACAATGCGAGTGAAATCGCTTCAATCTTCCATAGCGGCGGCGCGGGAATGTTTGCGCAGCCCCAAGAATACGGCA AGGTTCTTACTGTTCTGCTCAACGGCGGAACATGTCCCAAGACCGGCGCTCAAATACTCAAGAAAGAAACAGTCGATCTCATGCTAAGCAACAGCATCGAGAAATTCCCTAACTTCAGCCGTCAGCCCATCCCAGCTGCCAAACCAGATCTGACCAACCCAATCGGCGAGCTATACCCCGTCGATGGAAATCCACCCCAG GGCTGGGGATTGACTTTCATGCTCACCAATGGAGGTTTCTCAGGGCGATCAAAGAGCACGGTTCAGTGGGCTGGTCTAGCTAATCTCTGGTGGTGGGCTGATCGCGAGCATGGCGTTGGGGGTATTGTTTGTACGCAGATTCTGCCGTTTGCTGATGCCAAGGTCTTGGGGCTCTGGGCGGCTGTTGAGACTGAGATTTACAAGGCTGTTCTgtag